A window of Opitutus sp. ER46 contains these coding sequences:
- a CDS encoding MFS transporter gives MPPPTQPGRPTRPLSLGVIFLTLYIDLIGFSIIFPLGPDLLDYYLRLEGHSGLLGWVLRQIDALAGAAGIQNYAPVLFGGVLSSFFSILQFVFAPFWGAVSDRRGRRPVLLVTVTGTAVGYLVWVCSGSFWLFLLSRIVSGGFSGNLSVATAAVADVTSREERSKAMGLVGAAFGLGLVTGPMLGAVTAQWNVLKTFPALAHLGFNPFSGPALVALLLCVANLAWIYRRFHETLPAGTRAESREPRLRNPLRAILGLHDPAIRRANLVSFVYSVAFVAMESALTFLAAQRFGYTAWDNGKLLGFLGLCAIITQGYIVRKLLNVVDEIRILGSGLVFTTVGLLLIGFAPRPWMLYVGLAALALGSGLVNPSTSGLISLYAGREEQGRVLGIFRSLGSLARAVTPMLAGLVFWRFGSTIVFVVSAGLSLAALGLSLRLPKPVK, from the coding sequence ATGCCGCCTCCCACCCAGCCCGGACGTCCCACACGGCCCCTGTCGCTCGGCGTGATCTTCCTCACGCTGTACATCGACCTCATCGGCTTCTCGATCATCTTCCCGCTCGGCCCCGACCTGCTGGACTACTACCTCCGACTCGAGGGGCACAGCGGATTGCTCGGTTGGGTGCTGCGGCAGATCGACGCGCTCGCGGGCGCGGCCGGGATCCAGAATTACGCCCCGGTCCTGTTCGGCGGCGTGCTGAGCTCGTTCTTCTCCATCCTGCAGTTCGTGTTCGCCCCTTTCTGGGGCGCAGTGAGCGACCGCCGTGGCCGCCGGCCAGTGCTGCTCGTCACGGTCACCGGCACCGCCGTCGGCTATCTCGTTTGGGTGTGCAGCGGGTCGTTCTGGCTGTTTCTCCTCTCGCGCATCGTGAGCGGCGGTTTCAGCGGCAACCTGTCTGTCGCCACCGCCGCCGTGGCCGACGTCACGTCCCGCGAGGAACGCTCGAAAGCCATGGGCCTCGTGGGCGCCGCTTTCGGCCTCGGCCTCGTCACCGGCCCCATGCTCGGCGCGGTCACCGCGCAATGGAACGTGCTCAAGACGTTTCCCGCCCTCGCCCACCTGGGTTTCAATCCGTTTTCCGGCCCCGCGCTCGTCGCCCTGCTGCTCTGCGTGGCCAACCTGGCCTGGATCTACCGGCGCTTCCACGAGACGCTCCCGGCCGGCACTCGCGCGGAGTCCCGCGAGCCCCGGCTGCGCAATCCCCTGCGCGCAATCCTCGGGCTCCATGACCCCGCGATCCGGCGCGCCAACCTCGTGTCGTTCGTGTACTCCGTCGCCTTCGTCGCGATGGAGTCCGCGCTCACCTTCCTCGCCGCCCAGCGGTTCGGCTACACCGCGTGGGACAACGGCAAGCTGCTCGGCTTTCTCGGCCTCTGCGCGATCATCACGCAGGGCTACATCGTCCGGAAACTCCTGAACGTGGTGGACGAAATCCGCATCCTCGGCAGCGGGCTTGTCTTCACCACCGTCGGCCTCCTGCTCATCGGCTTCGCGCCGCGGCCGTGGATGCTGTACGTCGGCCTGGCCGCGCTCGCGCTCGGCTCGGGGCTCGTAAACCCCTCCACCTCCGGCCTCATCTCGCTCTACGCCGGCCGCGAGGAACAGGGCCGTGTCCTGGGCATCTTCCGCTCGCTGGGTTCGCTCGCGCGGGCGGTCACGCCGATGCTCGCCGGCCTCGTGTTCTGGCGTTTCGGTTCCACGATCGTGTTTGTGGTGAGCGCTGGCTTGTCCCTGGCCGCCCTGGGGTTGAGTCTGCGCCTGCCCAAACCGGTGAAATGA
- a CDS encoding CHASE domain-containing protein, protein MLAANLMTGRPRTSTPLPYRVTIIAIVLCGVLAAVLLYREARHSEQLHAESEFVRRASLRHALTSEVLSRYTESLFGVSSIFALDTTLTRAEFARATQRLQARLTGSLAFEWVPLVTDENRATLETAMRQVYPRRGFEFMDFDANGLAHRAPPRPFYYPIVFVEPMHGNELALGYDLTNAPSGPYLQRARELHRLVVTHQFRLVQERGNELGVVMVIPVFRPGGPAPTEPAEETFTGFVQCVFHVRELLETASASDPDAAFDMLFVDASAVAPAPRIMYYRPALDATARDQAPSEAEFRRDAAFTRAFPLHIGEREWHVIYRPRPEWLATQHTSTPLARVGSVLALAALLGGLVNVLGRRAQTITREVNERTAELADSRRQFANLVHALPGMAYRATYDGDFQLTFASEGALALTGCTPEQLVSGAVRVRELIHPDDVARVRDETRAALQAHRDVEVEYRTRLRDGTVKWVLSRGRGVYDDAGRLVVVEGIVIDVTDTKRAEESRLAIERKLLETQKLESLGLLAGGIAHDFNNLLSAILGNASLARMTLPAGNPIDPQLRAIETASLRAAELCRQMLAYAGKGRFIIERVDLSALVEDMLPLLRVSVVRSAQLHLELTTPVPGVRADATQLRQIVMNLVLNAVDALAGRSGDVTIRTGYRTIDKAEFATSVTGQNLPGGDYVVLEVQDTGCGMSREVLGKIFDPFFTTKFAGRGLGLAAVQGIVRSHNGALQVESEVDKGTLFRLFLPAIAGEAVQIEAAKPAPRTRWQHTGHVLVIDDEESVRHVIAELLKTFGFSTQIEGNGPAGIEAFRADPDRWTLVVIDLLMPGMDGEQTLKAIRAIRKDIRVLLVSGYAEGGILERVRGPGRVGFLAKPFEPDAFEDKLRELFV, encoded by the coding sequence ATGCTCGCGGCGAACCTCATGACCGGCAGACCGCGGACCTCCACCCCCCTGCCTTACCGCGTCACCATCATCGCGATCGTGCTGTGCGGCGTGCTCGCGGCCGTGCTGCTTTACCGGGAGGCCCGCCACTCCGAGCAGCTGCACGCCGAGAGCGAGTTTGTCCGGCGCGCCTCGCTGCGCCACGCGCTCACCAGCGAGGTCCTGTCCCGCTACACCGAATCGCTCTTCGGCGTCTCCTCGATCTTCGCGCTCGACACCACGCTCACACGCGCCGAGTTCGCCCGCGCCACCCAGCGGCTGCAGGCCCGGCTCACCGGTTCGCTCGCGTTCGAATGGGTGCCGCTCGTGACGGACGAGAACCGCGCCACCCTCGAGACGGCCATGCGGCAGGTGTATCCGCGCCGTGGTTTCGAGTTCATGGACTTCGACGCCAACGGCCTCGCGCACCGCGCACCGCCGCGGCCGTTCTACTACCCGATCGTATTCGTCGAGCCGATGCACGGCAACGAGCTCGCCCTCGGCTACGACCTCACGAACGCCCCCAGCGGCCCGTACCTCCAGCGGGCCCGTGAGCTGCACCGCCTCGTCGTCACGCACCAGTTTCGCCTCGTCCAGGAGCGGGGCAACGAGCTCGGGGTGGTCATGGTCATCCCGGTGTTTCGCCCCGGCGGGCCCGCCCCGACGGAGCCGGCCGAGGAGACGTTCACGGGCTTCGTCCAATGCGTGTTCCACGTGCGGGAGCTGCTGGAGACCGCCAGCGCCAGCGACCCCGACGCCGCCTTCGACATGCTGTTTGTCGACGCCTCGGCGGTCGCCCCGGCCCCGCGCATCATGTACTACCGGCCTGCGCTCGACGCCACGGCCCGCGACCAGGCCCCGAGCGAAGCGGAGTTCCGCCGCGACGCCGCCTTTACCCGCGCCTTTCCCCTGCACATCGGCGAGCGGGAGTGGCACGTGATCTACCGGCCGCGGCCGGAATGGCTCGCCACCCAGCACACCTCCACCCCCCTGGCCCGCGTCGGCAGCGTCCTGGCCCTCGCCGCCCTCCTCGGCGGCTTGGTCAATGTCCTAGGCCGCCGCGCCCAGACCATCACCCGCGAGGTCAACGAACGCACCGCCGAGCTGGCCGACAGCCGCCGGCAGTTCGCCAACCTGGTCCACGCGCTGCCCGGCATGGCCTACCGCGCCACCTACGACGGCGACTTTCAGCTCACCTTCGCCAGCGAAGGCGCCCTCGCCCTCACCGGCTGCACCCCCGAGCAACTGGTGAGTGGCGCCGTCCGGGTCCGCGAACTGATCCATCCCGACGATGTCGCCCGCGTCCGCGACGAAACCCGCGCCGCGCTGCAGGCGCACCGGGACGTCGAGGTTGAGTACCGGACGCGGCTGCGCGACGGCACGGTGAAGTGGGTGCTCTCCCGGGGCCGCGGCGTGTACGATGACGCCGGCCGGCTCGTCGTCGTCGAGGGCATCGTCATCGACGTCACCGACACGAAGCGCGCCGAGGAATCTCGGCTCGCGATCGAGCGCAAGCTGCTCGAGACGCAGAAGCTCGAGAGTCTCGGCCTGCTCGCCGGCGGCATCGCCCACGATTTCAACAATCTCCTCAGCGCCATCCTCGGCAACGCCAGCCTCGCGCGGATGACGCTCCCCGCCGGCAATCCGATCGACCCGCAACTGCGCGCCATCGAAACCGCCTCGCTCCGCGCCGCCGAGCTCTGCCGGCAGATGCTCGCCTACGCGGGCAAGGGGCGGTTCATCATCGAACGCGTCGACCTCTCCGCGCTCGTCGAGGACATGCTCCCGCTTCTCCGCGTCTCCGTCGTGCGTTCGGCCCAGCTGCACCTCGAACTCACGACGCCGGTGCCCGGCGTACGCGCTGACGCGACGCAGCTCCGCCAGATCGTGATGAACCTCGTGCTCAACGCGGTCGACGCCCTCGCCGGGCGCAGCGGCGATGTCACCATCCGCACCGGCTATCGCACGATCGACAAGGCCGAGTTCGCCACCTCCGTCACCGGCCAGAATCTTCCCGGCGGCGACTACGTGGTCCTCGAGGTGCAGGACACCGGCTGCGGCATGTCGCGCGAGGTGCTGGGGAAAATTTTCGACCCGTTCTTCACGACCAAGTTCGCCGGGCGCGGGCTCGGCCTCGCCGCGGTGCAGGGCATCGTCCGCAGCCACAACGGCGCGCTCCAGGTCGAAAGTGAGGTCGACAAGGGCACGCTCTTCCGCCTCTTCCTCCCGGCGATCGCCGGCGAGGCGGTGCAGATCGAGGCGGCGAAACCCGCCCCCCGCACGCGCTGGCAGCACACCGGCCACGTGCTCGTCATCGACGACGAGGAATCGGTCCGGCACGTGATTGCCGAACTGCTGAAGACCTTCGGCTTTTCCACCCAGATTGAAGGGAACGGCCCGGCGGGCATCGAAGCCTTCAGGGCCGATCCCGACCGCTGGACCCTGGTCGTCATCGACCTCCTGATGCCGGGCATGGACGGCGAACAAACCCTGAAGGCGATCCGGGCCATCCGGAAGGACATCCGCGTCCTGCTCGTGAGCGGCTACGCCGAAGGCGGAATCCTCGAGCGCGTGCGCGGCCCCGGCCGCGTCGGCTTCCTCGCCAAGCCATTCGAACCCGACGCCTTCGAGGACAAGCTCCGCGAGCTGTTCGTCTAG
- the glyA gene encoding serine hydroxymethyltransferase has protein sequence MLNSAPLSTVDPEIFAAISAELGRQQSHIELIASENFTYPAVMEAQGSVLTNKYAEGYPGKRWYGGCEHVDKVEQLAIDRAKKLFGAEHANVQPHSGSQANFAVYTAMLQPGDKVLGMNLSHGGHLTHGNPANFSGKLYSFCQYGVREDNGLIDYDELAAVAQREKPKMITVGASAYSRVIDFARMGEIARSVGALLFADIAHIAGLVAAGVHPSPVPHADFVTTTTHKTLRGPRGGLILCRAQHAKAIDSAMFPGGQGGPLMHIIAGKAVCFSECLKPEFKTYSEQIVKNARALAAAMTKRGYKIVSGGTDNHLMLVDLRPKFPELTAKKAQETLDLAHITCNKNTVPFETRSPFQASGIRLGTPAVTTRGFVEAEMDEIAGCIDAVLAAVDTPNQESALAAVRARIKVLTDRHPLPYRL, from the coding sequence ATGCTAAACTCCGCGCCGCTCTCCACCGTTGATCCTGAAATCTTCGCCGCGATTTCCGCCGAACTAGGCCGCCAGCAGAGCCACATCGAGCTGATCGCCTCGGAGAACTTCACCTACCCTGCCGTGATGGAAGCGCAGGGCAGCGTGCTGACCAACAAGTACGCCGAGGGTTACCCCGGCAAGCGCTGGTACGGCGGTTGCGAACACGTCGACAAGGTCGAGCAGCTCGCCATCGACCGCGCCAAGAAACTGTTCGGCGCCGAACACGCCAACGTGCAGCCGCACTCCGGCTCGCAGGCCAATTTCGCCGTCTACACCGCGATGCTCCAGCCGGGCGACAAGGTCCTCGGCATGAACCTCAGCCACGGCGGCCACCTCACGCACGGCAACCCGGCGAACTTCTCCGGCAAGCTGTACTCGTTCTGCCAGTACGGCGTCCGCGAGGACAACGGCCTGATCGACTACGATGAGCTCGCCGCCGTCGCGCAGCGCGAGAAGCCCAAGATGATCACCGTCGGCGCGAGCGCCTACTCGCGCGTCATCGACTTCGCCCGCATGGGTGAGATCGCCCGCAGCGTCGGCGCGCTGCTCTTCGCCGACATCGCCCACATCGCCGGCCTGGTGGCCGCGGGCGTGCATCCCTCCCCCGTGCCGCACGCGGACTTCGTCACGACCACCACGCACAAGACGCTGCGCGGCCCGCGCGGCGGCCTCATCCTCTGCCGCGCCCAGCACGCCAAGGCGATCGACTCCGCCATGTTCCCCGGCGGCCAGGGCGGCCCGCTCATGCACATCATCGCCGGCAAGGCCGTGTGCTTCTCCGAGTGCCTCAAGCCCGAGTTCAAGACGTACTCCGAGCAGATCGTGAAGAACGCCCGCGCCCTCGCCGCCGCCATGACCAAGCGCGGCTACAAGATCGTGTCCGGCGGCACCGACAACCATCTCATGCTCGTCGACCTCCGCCCGAAGTTCCCCGAGCTCACGGCGAAGAAGGCGCAGGAGACCCTCGATCTCGCCCACATCACCTGCAACAAGAACACCGTGCCGTTCGAAACCCGCAGCCCGTTCCAGGCCTCGGGCATCCGCCTCGGCACCCCGGCCGTCACCACCCGCGGCTTCGTCGAGGCCGAGATGGACGAAATCGCCGGTTGTATCGATGCGGTGCTCGCCGCGGTTGACACGCCCAACCAGGAGTCCGCCCTCGCCGCCGTGCGCGCGCGCATCAAGGTGCTGACCGACCGGCATCCGCTGCCGTACCGCCTGTAA
- a CDS encoding protein tyrosine phosphatase: protein MPSPGTIVTVCTANICRSPMAAALLQHALAAQPEPLRSLQVISAGVAARGGEPASENSVTALKKVGIDLSAHHSQPLTQEMLDQALVVLCMTESHRAMIQVQAEPVPKNLFLFREFMPGNGEKEIGDPYGGPLRIYEMARDEMVEAIPALLEHLKTLLPPSTPA from the coding sequence ATGCCATCGCCCGGAACCATTGTTACCGTCTGCACGGCGAACATTTGTCGCAGCCCGATGGCGGCGGCGCTGTTGCAGCATGCCCTCGCCGCCCAGCCTGAGCCGCTGCGCTCGCTGCAGGTCATCTCGGCCGGCGTCGCCGCCCGCGGCGGCGAACCCGCTTCCGAGAACTCGGTGACGGCGCTGAAGAAGGTCGGCATCGACCTCTCGGCGCACCACAGCCAGCCCCTCACCCAGGAGATGCTCGACCAGGCGCTCGTCGTGCTGTGCATGACCGAATCGCACCGCGCGATGATCCAGGTGCAGGCCGAGCCGGTGCCGAAGAACCTGTTCCTGTTTCGCGAGTTCATGCCCGGCAACGGCGAGAAGGAGATCGGCGACCCCTACGGCGGCCCGCTCCGCATCTACGAGATGGCGCGCGACGAGATGGTCGAGGCGATCCCGGCGCTGCTCGAACACCTTAAGACACTGCTGCCCCCGTCGACGCCGGCCTAG
- the purD gene encoding phosphoribosylamine--glycine ligase, producing the protein MAKLPRSVLVVGGGGREHTLVRALLASPAQPRVICAPGNAGIAEDVPCFAIAADQVAELVALAKREQIELVVVGPEVPLSLGLANQLQAAGIPVYGPKADGARLEASKIFTKQLLLKYRIPTAGAAFFREVEPALAYLNTHPVPIVVKADGLAAGKGVIVAQSRAEAEAAVRDMLESGRFGASGREILIEDCLVGEETSLLVVVSGRDYVILPTSQDHKRIGDGDTGPNTGGMGTYSPAEVVTPALLAQIERDIVRPSVDAIAAEGIEFRGTLFIGIMLTPQGPSVLEFNTRFGDPETQVVLPRLASDLLELLWAAARGELAGHRLAVKPEHALCVVIAAKGYPDAFRKGDVITFPASLPPGVSILHAGTARNADGHIVTHGGRVLGVTALAPTLPEAAARAYAACDAIQCASKYFRRDIGARQLNRR; encoded by the coding sequence GTGGCCAAACTCCCTCGCTCCGTCCTCGTTGTGGGTGGTGGCGGTCGTGAACACACCCTCGTTCGCGCCCTCCTCGCCTCGCCCGCCCAACCGCGCGTGATCTGCGCGCCCGGCAACGCCGGCATCGCGGAGGACGTTCCCTGCTTCGCCATTGCCGCCGACCAGGTGGCGGAGCTCGTGGCCCTGGCGAAGCGCGAACAGATCGAGCTCGTGGTCGTCGGTCCCGAGGTCCCGTTGTCACTCGGCCTCGCCAACCAGCTCCAGGCGGCCGGCATTCCTGTTTACGGCCCCAAGGCCGACGGCGCCCGCCTGGAGGCCTCGAAGATCTTCACCAAGCAGCTCCTGCTGAAGTACCGCATTCCCACCGCCGGCGCCGCGTTCTTCCGCGAAGTCGAGCCGGCCCTCGCCTACCTCAACACCCATCCCGTCCCGATCGTCGTCAAGGCCGACGGCCTCGCGGCCGGCAAGGGCGTCATCGTCGCCCAGTCGCGCGCCGAAGCCGAGGCCGCGGTGCGCGACATGCTCGAGAGCGGACGCTTCGGCGCCAGCGGTCGCGAGATCCTCATCGAGGACTGCCTCGTCGGGGAGGAGACCTCCCTTCTGGTCGTGGTGTCGGGCCGTGACTACGTGATCCTGCCCACCTCGCAGGACCACAAACGCATCGGCGACGGCGACACCGGCCCAAACACCGGCGGCATGGGCACCTACTCCCCCGCCGAGGTCGTCACGCCCGCCCTCCTTGCCCAAATCGAACGCGACATCGTGCGGCCTTCCGTCGATGCGATCGCCGCCGAGGGCATCGAGTTTCGCGGCACGCTCTTCATCGGCATCATGCTCACGCCGCAGGGCCCGAGCGTGCTCGAGTTCAACACCCGCTTCGGCGATCCCGAAACGCAGGTTGTCCTCCCGCGCCTCGCGTCGGACCTGCTCGAACTGCTCTGGGCCGCCGCCCGCGGTGAACTCGCCGGCCACCGCCTCGCGGTGAAGCCCGAGCACGCGCTCTGCGTCGTCATCGCCGCGAAGGGTTACCCGGACGCGTTCCGCAAGGGCGACGTCATCACCTTCCCCGCCTCGCTGCCGCCTGGCGTCTCCATCCTGCACGCCGGCACCGCGCGCAATGCCGACGGACACATCGTGACCCACGGCGGCCGCGTCCTCGGTGTCACCGCGCTGGCCCCCACGCTGCCGGAAGCCGCCGCCCGCGCGTACGCGGCCTGCGACGCGATCCAGTGCGCGTCGAAGTACTTCCGCCGCGACATCGGCGCGCGCCAGCTGAACCGTCGATGA
- a CDS encoding LOG family protein — protein MNPDQFWTSQDGQILTVKNKDEHSVTLTLAFWPRHPAELEFAKSHLPALQFTERSSLARVGIEMLTQGAPRIEGNRLELEADAFIYDSSFPNATYWKKLMRVGAPVGRLFFAPPAAKLSTGEIWDALKENRIKLPNTVSIDSSGRVFLTPHQLSYTLSTKLQRADFERVVSGVAGRGYLDRVQVRHDASPLTIPPRSGILTSCSMYLKEHFVVLNQGAGNFGIHTSAVLLDPIKTFGTNIMLEIYNTGDQPVVNPVVSVELFRAPEANDPEYKTLAKRRTRLLATASELYKSMDENPARDSGPVQPRTKITVRGQSATMENRATLVRAGDDLKAVLSNGNGCGHRTMIQALDAAPDNADTLVLDYFPDLIEQIELLTRIGDIKLKRVIFRKASRTHGYFLSSNAHARLDTFEAIGLQVYWYDELTKDLYMHTYKKDHGFFVREESARKFQESTILAFYGSAIGLEPADTDRISSLVDKLTSFIGTNLGVLTGGGGGVMRLATDQARAKGALTGACFLELEAQPPELGVDFFNTFQESSRHFRQKWFEAADFCIFNVGGVGTLEEIGIEMCNLKLGVRPRVPYVFFNAKFWTDMRKQLQHMIRTRRAPAWIADYVLFTDDPDEVVEFYRKKLQVL, from the coding sequence ATGAATCCTGACCAATTTTGGACCAGTCAGGATGGCCAGATCCTTACCGTCAAAAACAAGGACGAGCACTCTGTAACGCTCACCTTGGCGTTTTGGCCCCGCCATCCGGCAGAACTGGAGTTCGCCAAATCCCACCTCCCCGCCTTGCAGTTCACCGAGCGCAGCTCACTCGCGCGCGTCGGTATCGAAATGCTCACGCAGGGAGCTCCCCGCATTGAGGGCAACCGCCTCGAGCTCGAGGCCGATGCCTTCATCTACGACAGCAGCTTCCCCAACGCGACCTACTGGAAGAAACTGATGCGCGTTGGTGCGCCCGTCGGCCGCCTCTTCTTCGCGCCTCCCGCCGCCAAGCTCTCCACCGGAGAGATCTGGGACGCGCTCAAGGAGAACCGCATCAAGCTGCCCAACACCGTCAGCATCGATAGCAGCGGCCGCGTCTTCCTGACGCCGCACCAGCTCAGCTACACGCTCAGCACCAAGCTGCAGCGCGCAGACTTCGAGCGCGTCGTCAGTGGCGTCGCCGGCCGTGGGTATCTCGACCGCGTGCAGGTGCGCCACGACGCCTCCCCGCTCACGATCCCGCCGCGCTCGGGCATTCTCACGAGCTGCTCGATGTACCTGAAGGAGCACTTCGTCGTCCTCAACCAGGGCGCCGGCAACTTCGGCATCCACACGAGCGCCGTGCTGCTCGATCCGATCAAGACGTTCGGCACGAACATCATGCTCGAGATCTACAACACCGGCGACCAGCCGGTGGTGAATCCCGTGGTGTCGGTCGAGCTCTTCCGCGCCCCCGAGGCCAACGATCCCGAGTACAAGACGCTCGCCAAGCGCCGCACCCGGCTCCTCGCGACCGCCTCCGAGCTCTACAAGAGCATGGACGAAAACCCGGCGCGCGACTCCGGTCCCGTCCAGCCGCGCACCAAGATCACCGTTCGCGGCCAGAGCGCCACGATGGAGAATCGCGCCACGCTCGTCCGCGCGGGCGACGACCTCAAGGCCGTCCTCAGCAACGGCAACGGCTGCGGTCATCGCACGATGATCCAGGCCCTCGACGCCGCGCCGGACAACGCCGACACCCTGGTCCTCGACTACTTCCCGGACCTTATCGAACAGATCGAGCTCCTCACGCGCATCGGCGACATCAAGCTGAAGCGCGTCATCTTCCGGAAGGCGTCGCGCACGCACGGTTATTTCCTCTCGAGCAACGCGCACGCGCGGCTCGACACGTTCGAGGCGATCGGCCTGCAGGTCTATTGGTACGACGAGCTCACCAAGGACCTGTACATGCACACGTACAAGAAGGACCACGGTTTCTTCGTCCGCGAGGAGAGCGCCCGCAAGTTCCAGGAGTCGACCATCCTCGCGTTCTACGGCTCCGCCATCGGGCTCGAGCCGGCCGACACCGACCGCATCTCGTCGCTCGTCGACAAGCTGACGTCGTTCATCGGCACGAACCTCGGCGTCCTCACCGGTGGCGGTGGCGGCGTCATGCGTCTCGCCACCGACCAGGCCCGCGCGAAGGGCGCGCTCACGGGCGCGTGCTTCCTGGAGCTCGAGGCCCAGCCACCGGAGCTCGGCGTCGACTTCTTCAACACGTTCCAGGAGTCGTCCCGCCACTTCCGCCAAAAATGGTTCGAAGCGGCTGACTTCTGCATCTTCAACGTCGGCGGCGTCGGCACGCTCGAGGAGATCGGCATCGAGATGTGCAACCTCAAGCTCGGTGTCCGCCCGCGCGTCCCGTACGTGTTCTTCAACGCGAAGTTCTGGACCGACATGCGGAAGCAGCTCCAGCACATGATCCGCACCCGCCGCGCCCCGGCGTGGATCGCCGACTACGTGCTCTTCACCGACGATCCCGACGAGGTCGTGGAGTTCTACCGCAAGAAGCTGCAGGTGCTCTGA